One genomic segment of Streptomyces sp. NBC_00239 includes these proteins:
- a CDS encoding alpha/beta fold hydrolase yields the protein MNSFTANGATLRYDDLGPADGLPVLLVHGHPFNRSLWAPQAAALTAAGHRVILPDLRGYGESEVVPGKTLLAEFAADLAALLDHLGVPRAVVGGVSMGGQIAMEFHLAHPERVLALVLSDTSPVAETPEGKAFRAALAERLLAEGMDGYADEVIGKMIAPYHVTGQPEVAAHVLGMMKSTAPEGAAAALRGRAERPDYRASLALLKAPALIVVGADDAYTPVTEARALHELVPQAALVVIEEAGHLPGAEQPARFNEALLAFLETVPAG from the coding sequence ATGAACTCCTTTACCGCCAACGGCGCCACCCTCCGCTACGACGACCTCGGACCGGCCGACGGCCTGCCCGTGCTGCTCGTGCACGGGCACCCCTTCAACCGCAGCCTGTGGGCCCCGCAGGCGGCGGCCCTCACGGCCGCCGGACACCGGGTGATCCTCCCCGACCTGCGCGGGTACGGCGAGAGCGAGGTCGTCCCCGGAAAGACCCTGCTCGCCGAGTTCGCCGCCGATCTCGCCGCGCTCCTCGACCACTTGGGCGTACCGCGGGCCGTGGTCGGCGGGGTGTCCATGGGCGGGCAGATCGCCATGGAGTTCCATCTCGCCCACCCCGAGCGGGTGTTGGCCCTCGTCCTGTCGGACACCTCGCCGGTGGCCGAGACCCCCGAGGGCAAGGCCTTCCGCGCCGCCCTCGCCGAACGCCTGCTCGCCGAGGGCATGGACGGCTACGCGGACGAGGTCATCGGCAAGATGATCGCCCCCTACCACGTCACCGGACAGCCCGAAGTCGCCGCGCACGTACTCGGCATGATGAAGAGCACCGCGCCCGAGGGGGCGGCCGCGGCCCTGCGCGGCCGAGCCGAACGCCCGGACTACCGGGCCTCGTTGGCGCTCCTGAAGGCGCCGGCGCTGATCGTGGTCGGGGCCGACGACGCGTACACCCCGGTCACCGAGGCCCGCGCGCTGCACGAACTCGTCCCGCAGGCCGCCCTCGTGGTCATCGAGGAAGCGGGCCATCTGCCGGGCGCCGAACAGCCGGCCCGGTTCAACGAGGCGCTGCTGGCGTTCCTGGAGACCGTACCGGCGGGCTGA
- a CDS encoding SIR2 family NAD-dependent protein deacylase, translating to MGRPLVAILSGAGISTDSGIPDYRGPNGLWRREPGAEKLVTYDAYMADPAVRRASWQMRREVDALAARPNAAHLAVAGLERAGVPVRVLTQNVDGLHQLAGLSARKVLELHGTARAVTCTRCHVRSPMGEALDRVAAGEADPACLACGGVLKSATVMFGERLDPEVLGRAMAVAKGCQVFIAVGTTLQVQPAASLAGLAADHGARLIIVNADPTPYDDRAAEVVREPIGTALPDLLARLAGES from the coding sequence ATGGGCAGACCTCTTGTCGCGATCCTCAGCGGCGCCGGCATCTCGACCGACTCCGGAATCCCCGACTACCGCGGGCCGAACGGGCTGTGGCGGCGTGAGCCGGGCGCCGAGAAGCTGGTCACGTACGACGCGTACATGGCCGATCCCGCGGTGCGCCGCGCCTCCTGGCAGATGCGCCGCGAGGTGGACGCGCTCGCGGCCCGGCCCAACGCGGCGCACCTGGCCGTGGCCGGGCTGGAGCGTGCCGGGGTCCCGGTGCGGGTGCTCACCCAGAACGTGGACGGCCTGCACCAGCTCGCCGGCCTGTCCGCGCGCAAGGTCCTGGAGCTGCACGGCACGGCCCGCGCCGTGACCTGCACCCGCTGCCACGTGCGGTCCCCGATGGGAGAGGCACTGGACCGGGTGGCCGCGGGCGAGGCCGATCCGGCGTGCCTCGCGTGCGGCGGGGTGCTGAAGTCCGCGACCGTCATGTTCGGCGAGCGGCTGGATCCCGAGGTGCTGGGCCGGGCGATGGCCGTGGCGAAGGGCTGCCAGGTCTTCATCGCGGTGGGTACGACCCTCCAGGTGCAGCCCGCCGCCTCGCTCGCGGGGCTGGCGGCGGACCACGGGGCGCGGCTGATCATCGTGAACGCCGACCCGACTCCGTACGACGACCGGGCGGCGGAGGTGGTCCGGGAGCCGATCGGGACGGCGCTGCCGGACCTGCTCGCCCGGCTCGCCGGGGAGTCCTGA
- a CDS encoding STAS domain-containing protein has protein sequence MTIEWRYTTQQGLGVLSLAGYLGPDATARFTGAVGWALARGTGPVVLDLTELRGWSAGGRTAVAEAARRLADGGRALELAAVPSDGAHVPQDGSHPPIPVHGDLAAALARHGEPAGEAREWRTDDWPADR, from the coding sequence ATGACCATCGAGTGGCGTTACACGACCCAGCAGGGGCTGGGAGTCCTCTCGCTGGCCGGATATCTCGGCCCCGATGCCACGGCACGGTTCACCGGGGCGGTGGGCTGGGCTCTCGCACGCGGCACCGGGCCCGTCGTGCTCGACCTGACCGAGCTGCGGGGCTGGTCCGCGGGCGGCCGGACGGCGGTGGCCGAGGCCGCCCGGCGGCTCGCGGACGGCGGCCGGGCGCTGGAGCTGGCAGCGGTCCCGTCCGACGGGGCCCACGTGCCGCAGGACGGCTCCCACCCGCCGATTCCCGTGCACGGCGACCTCGCGGCCGCGCTCGCCCGGCACGGCGAGCCGGCGGGCGAGGCCCGCGAGTGGCGTACGGACGACTGGCCCGCCGACCGCTAG
- a CDS encoding GNAT family N-acetyltransferase, with product MTEIYTPRLLLRRWREEDLVAMAEIDADPEVMQWVGDGSVRDLEETAEAIERWEEEWDDEGFGLFAVELLGSGELAGLTGLSVPHHLPEFSHEVDLRWRLGRPFWGQGYASEAAQASLEFALQDRGLEHVISVFRPQDTASGNVARKLGMTLERETVHPRYGHPLWVHGIDLTEYTG from the coding sequence ATGACCGAGATCTACACCCCCCGTCTTCTGCTCCGCCGCTGGCGCGAGGAGGACCTGGTCGCCATGGCCGAGATCGATGCCGACCCCGAGGTCATGCAGTGGGTCGGCGACGGCTCGGTGCGGGATCTGGAGGAGACCGCCGAGGCGATCGAACGGTGGGAGGAGGAGTGGGACGACGAGGGCTTCGGGCTGTTCGCCGTCGAGCTCCTCGGCTCGGGCGAGCTGGCCGGGCTGACCGGGCTTTCGGTGCCGCACCACCTCCCCGAGTTCAGCCACGAGGTGGACCTCCGCTGGCGGCTCGGCCGGCCCTTCTGGGGCCAGGGGTACGCCTCCGAGGCCGCGCAGGCCTCGCTGGAGTTCGCCCTCCAGGACCGTGGCCTGGAGCACGTGATCAGCGTCTTCCGGCCACAGGACACCGCGTCCGGGAACGTCGCGCGCAAGCTCGGCATGACGCTGGAGCGCGAGACCGTCCACCCCCGGTACGGACACCCGCTCTGGGTCCACGGCATCGACCTCACGGAGTACACGGGGTAA
- a CDS encoding SIS domain-containing protein, which produces MSGSRITFVQGQAEQGAALERIAGRVRRSLADPAMDRLRTVRRPLFTGIGASYAALALPVQQLRDRGVVSQRVLSSEIEDGAKGFDTDALIAISQGGRSSETLAAFRHAPGVMKTAVLNVLPSPLGKLADLAVDLGNEPDSHASTIGYTGTLVALDLITGALTGRPAQDDPWRGIAGRARAVRRQAAEAIGAMRAAAACCFAADVVASGASRAAAEEGALLLREVVRMTAAASATRNYLHGEMESAGNTLHVVIGAGREIQLARALSGAGHCTLLVSTAAVAPAEHLFPVRLPTCAEATRVVLETVVLQELAAQLSAERGVPVESFVFINDDTKERGADSADLLVASRVTV; this is translated from the coding sequence ATGTCCGGATCCCGCATCACCTTCGTCCAGGGCCAGGCCGAGCAGGGCGCCGCCCTCGAGCGCATCGCCGGCCGGGTCCGCCGCTCGCTCGCCGACCCCGCCATGGACCGCCTGAGGACCGTCCGCCGCCCGCTGTTCACGGGCATCGGAGCCTCGTACGCGGCCCTCGCCCTGCCGGTCCAGCAGTTGCGCGACCGCGGTGTGGTCAGCCAACGCGTGCTGTCCAGCGAGATCGAGGACGGCGCGAAGGGCTTCGACACCGACGCCCTGATCGCCATCTCGCAGGGCGGCCGCAGCTCCGAGACCCTCGCCGCCTTCCGCCACGCGCCCGGCGTGATGAAGACCGCCGTGCTCAACGTGCTGCCGTCGCCGCTCGGGAAACTCGCCGACCTCGCCGTCGACCTCGGCAACGAACCCGACTCGCACGCCTCGACCATCGGCTACACGGGCACGCTGGTGGCGCTCGACCTGATCACCGGCGCCCTCACCGGCCGGCCCGCGCAGGACGACCCCTGGCGGGGCATCGCCGGGCGGGCCAGGGCGGTCCGCCGGCAGGCCGCCGAGGCCATCGGGGCGATGCGGGCCGCTGCCGCCTGCTGCTTCGCCGCCGACGTCGTCGCCTCCGGCGCCTCCCGGGCCGCCGCCGAGGAAGGCGCTCTGCTGCTGCGCGAGGTGGTCCGCATGACCGCGGCGGCCTCCGCCACCCGGAACTACCTGCACGGCGAGATGGAATCCGCGGGCAACACCCTGCACGTGGTGATCGGCGCGGGTCGCGAGATCCAGCTCGCCCGCGCCCTGTCCGGGGCCGGCCACTGCACCCTGCTCGTCAGCACCGCCGCGGTGGCGCCCGCCGAGCACCTGTTCCCCGTCCGGCTGCCCACGTGCGCCGAGGCGACGCGCGTGGTCCTGGAGACCGTGGTCCTCCAGGAGCTGGCCGCGCAGCTCAGCGCCGAGCGCGGGGTGCCGGTCGAGTCGTTCGTGTTCATCAACGACGACACCAAGGAACGGGGGGCCGACTCCGCCGACCTCCTGGTCGCGTCGCGCGTCACGGTCTGA
- a CDS encoding TolB family protein, with the protein MSSRLRLLALLAAVLVLAAVAGVAVLRAADRAEEKNRTQAGGPRVARGPVSLAADGGGRRIVFRNMAWGPHRDELATVPAAAPGGARTASGVHCLRFHSAAGTGVCLQSVKSAVQDGYRAVVLDAGLKERSRHPLAGIPTRARVSPSGRFAAWTVFVGGDSYAGTDFSTRTSVLDTRTGRLTASLESYAILRDGAPYRSADANFWGVTFSADDRHFYATLGTKKKTYLVRGDMARRTVTTLAENVECPSLSPDERRIAYKKRVPGLPADAPWRLYVLDLADLTGHPVAERRTIDDQAVWRGNDTVVYSLPGDFGADLYAVPADGGGSARRLMDSALAPAFLD; encoded by the coding sequence ATGAGCTCCCGCCTCCGGCTGCTGGCCCTGCTCGCCGCCGTCCTCGTCCTGGCCGCGGTGGCCGGCGTCGCCGTCCTGCGGGCCGCGGACCGCGCCGAGGAGAAGAACCGCACGCAGGCGGGCGGCCCGCGGGTCGCCCGCGGGCCGGTGTCACTGGCGGCCGACGGCGGCGGCCGCCGGATCGTGTTCCGCAACATGGCCTGGGGGCCGCACCGCGACGAGCTCGCCACGGTCCCGGCCGCCGCCCCGGGCGGCGCCCGTACCGCCTCCGGCGTGCACTGCCTGCGCTTCCACTCGGCCGCCGGCACCGGCGTCTGCCTGCAGTCCGTCAAGAGCGCCGTCCAGGACGGCTACCGGGCGGTCGTCCTCGACGCCGGGCTCAAGGAACGCTCCCGCCACCCCCTCGCCGGCATCCCGACCCGCGCCCGCGTCTCGCCGAGCGGCCGGTTCGCGGCATGGACGGTCTTCGTCGGCGGCGACTCGTACGCGGGCACCGACTTCTCGACCCGCACCTCGGTCCTCGACACCCGCACCGGCCGTCTCACCGCCAGCCTGGAGTCGTACGCGATCCTGCGCGACGGCGCGCCGTACCGGTCCGCGGACGCCAACTTCTGGGGTGTCACCTTCTCCGCCGACGACCGGCACTTCTACGCCACCCTCGGCACGAAGAAGAAGACCTACCTGGTGCGCGGAGACATGGCGCGGCGCACCGTGACCACCCTCGCCGAGAACGTCGAATGCCCGTCGCTGTCGCCCGACGAGCGGCGGATCGCCTACAAGAAGCGGGTGCCGGGCCTGCCCGCCGACGCCCCCTGGCGGCTGTACGTCCTCGACCTCGCCGACCTGACCGGGCACCCGGTGGCCGAACGGCGGACCATCGACGACCAGGCCGTGTGGCGCGGCAACGACACCGTCGTCTACTCCCTGCCCGGCGACTTCGGGGCCGACCTGTACGCCGTACCCGCCGACGGCGGCGGCAGCGCCCGCCGGCTCATGGACTCGGCACTGGCCCCCGCCTTCCTCGACTGA